One genomic region from Ptychodera flava strain L36383 chromosome 5, AS_Pfla_20210202, whole genome shotgun sequence encodes:
- the LOC139133353 gene encoding transmembrane protein 234 homolog isoform X1, protein MIYNAVWLTVVAFLWGATNPLIKQGSAGIDKIQKSNAVWQFVAEITFLATNWKYTVPFLINQSGSLVYYLTLASTDLSLAVPITNSLTFIFTTLTGKLLGEKIGNKETYIGMVFVVAGVSLCVMDKAFTGKS, encoded by the exons ATGATCTATAATGCTGTGTGGTTGACAGTTGTGGCATTTCTGTGGGGCGCTACAAACCCTCTCATCAAACAAGGAAGTGCTGGAATTGATAAGATCCAGAAATCCAATGCCGTCTGGCAGTTTGTGGCCGAGATTACATTTCTTGCAACGAATTGGAAG TACACTGTACCATTTCTCATCAACCAGAGTGGTTCGCTAGTTTATTACCTGACTCTGGCATCTACAG ACTTGTCACTTGCTGTGCCTATTACAAATTCCCTGACATTTATTTTCACTACTTTGACTGGAAAATTACTGGGAGAAAAAATTGGTAATAAAG aaaCCTATATTGGAATGGTGTTTGTTGTGGCTGGTGTGTCTCTCTGTGTTATGGACAAGGCCTTCACTGGAAAATCATGA
- the LOC139133343 gene encoding NACHT, LRR and PYD domains-containing protein 9-like, producing the protein MATGQERECTDEPSEKRPKLDPFTTTLYEIAKDVTTEKLEELKYLCSTWIPKRDRETMKEPYHLFSYLTESGQISDTDTSFLQIILRQTGLHKLSEKLKSFQANQLSGEQSFQANDTTSKGNLKKQRKRLVKFLKRKYRGHFARLQPLLWNNDPKLKLKEVYTRLTVKSAERGPTRAGQDLKDVHDMFMADEEGQYAQRIVMEGPPAMGKSTGQRKIAYDWACGELKQYKLLFFLEMRHVTGSKVIDEIFSQLLPKDFPITKEELANIISQHDKSTLFLFDGLDEITKDKIEGSDIADHIARNLRADCTIVITTRPRLRDRYLSDCDLYLNVKGFTEKGTNEYIDKYFKDDKDTGMALKEEIKVQRKDITAKNITDLLRNPLHVSFLCILWEDHERNKRKNPFPKNHTELYSEILECIFKRYCAKKDIELNDGKIPKFVIDLRDKLAIDSYKLYSADKTDFYKADISCEQYLYVGLLVKDPGHSRTKAIDFITSTIKHGLNFSLHFTFPLS; encoded by the exons AAAAACTGGAAGAACTGAAATATCTGTGCTCAACATGGATACCAAAAAGAGACCGGGAGACTATGAAGGAGCCATATCACCTCTTTAGCTATTTGACTGAGTCAGGACAAATCAGTGACACAGACACAAGCTTTCTTCAAATCATACTACGCCAGACTGGCTTGCATAAGCTCTCTGAAAAACTCAAGTCTTTTCAGGCAAACCAACTCTCAGGTGAGCAGTCTTTTCAGGCCAATGACACCACCAGTAAAG GCAATTTAAAGAAACAAAGGAAAAGGCTGGTTAAATTCCTAAAGCGTAAATACAGAGGACACTTTGCGAGGTTACAACCACTTCTATGGAACAACGATCCGAAACTCAAACTGAAGGAAGTATATACAAGACTAACAGTCAAGAGTGCTGAAAGAGGTCCTACAAGGGCCGGCCAAGACTTAAAAGATGTACATGACATGTTCATGGCTGATGAGGAAGGACAGTATGCACAGCGAATTGTGATGGAGGGTCCACCAGCCATGGGTAAATCAACAGGACAGAGAAAGATAGCGTATGACTGGGCTTGTGGTGAGCTAAAGCAGTACAAATTACTTTTCTTTTTGGAGATGAGACATGTAACAGGCTCAAAGGTGATTGATGAAATATTCTCTCAATTACTACCCAAGGATTTTCCAATCACAAAAGAAGAGCTTGCAAACATAATCTCACAGCATGACAAATCAACTCTGTTTCTCTTTGATGGTTTAGATGAAATCACAAAGGATAAAATTGAGGGCTCTGACATAGCTGACCATATTGCCAGAAATTTACGTGCGGACTGCACAATTGTCATCACCACAAGACCACGTTTACGTGATAGATACTTAAGTGACTGTGACTTGTACTTAAATGTCAAAGGATTTACAGAAAAGGGTACCAATGAATACATTGACAAGTATTTCAAAGATGACAAAGACACTGGTATGGCTCTGAAAGAGGAAATAAAAGTTCAAAGGAAAGATATCACTGCGAAAAATATCACTGATCTCCTCAGGAACCCCTTGCATGTGTCTTTCCTGTGTATTCTCTGGGAAGATCATGAACGaaacaaaaggaaaaatccttTCCCAAAGAACCATACAGAATTATACTCTGAGATACTTGAATGTATTTTCAAACGATATTGTGCCAAAAAGGACATTGAACTCAATGATGGtaaaataccaaaatttgttattgatttaagagataagctggCCATTGATTCATATAAACTATATTCAGCTGACAAAACAGATTTCTACAAAGCAGACATCTCTTGTGAACAATACCTATATGTAGGATTGTTGGTAAAAGATCCTGGTCATTCAAGGACAAAAGCAATAGATTTTATTACTTCAACCATAAAACATGGCTTGAATTTTTCACTGCATTTTACATTTCCTCTCAGTTAG
- the LOC139133353 gene encoding transmembrane protein 234 homolog isoform X4: protein MIYNAVWLTVVAFLWGATNPLIKQGSAGIDKIQKSNAVWQFVAEITFLATNWKYTVPFLINQSGSLVYYLTLASTDLSLAVPITNSLTFIFTTLTGKLLGEKIGNKDCNEYLRKSEVP from the exons ATGATCTATAATGCTGTGTGGTTGACAGTTGTGGCATTTCTGTGGGGCGCTACAAACCCTCTCATCAAACAAGGAAGTGCTGGAATTGATAAGATCCAGAAATCCAATGCCGTCTGGCAGTTTGTGGCCGAGATTACATTTCTTGCAACGAATTGGAAG TACACTGTACCATTTCTCATCAACCAGAGTGGTTCGCTAGTTTATTACCTGACTCTGGCATCTACAG ACTTGTCACTTGCTGTGCCTATTACAAATTCCCTGACATTTATTTTCACTACTTTGACTGGAAAATTACTGGGAGAAAAAATTGGTAATAAAG